One genomic region from Lates calcarifer isolate ASB-BC8 linkage group LG10, TLL_Latcal_v3, whole genome shotgun sequence encodes:
- the si:ch1073-390k14.1 gene encoding deoxyribodipyrimidine photo-lyase: protein MSPSAVGADDSKSLVRKMLREVLVGREDPEGFFAMCVSLLGHQETRSRFLSLIQPLSTANSSLYSTLTSIYKKYFSETEDDQLELALALSVLEMKDHQLSSASQESRLQQLQSSSAQLTSVSKPQGSSHTQLTDVAAENTYSAQTGPLGMVCPPKTTQETELQRSTHVDKNNKETKGTCQTVCVSRPSASFSRQEMVVEGDQTVQEGDQSEKPKRSKNRRQRRKGGSQQVVGLPHSPSAQPPVLLWFRRDLRLCDNPALIGSLEVGAPVIPVFIWSPEEEEGPGITVAVGGACKYWLHQALSCFCSSLERIGSHLVFLTANGEGNGVGSSLRSLKELIKETGARTVLANALYEPWLKERDDTVVSALQKDGVECRMLHSYCLRDPYSISTEGVGLRGIGSVSHFMSCCKQNPGSALGVPLDPPVSLPTPAHWPRGVSLDTLGLARMPRRKDGTTIDWAANIRKCWDFSEEGAHARLEAFLHDGVYRYEKESGRADAPNTSSLSPYLHFGQLSPRWLLWDAKGARCRPPKFQRKLAWRDLAYWQLTLFPDLPWESLRPPYKALRWSSDRGQLKAWQRGRTGYPLVDAAMRQLWLTGWMNNYMRHVVASFLIAYLHLPWQEGYRWFQDTLVDADVAIDAMMWQNGGMCGLDHWNFVMHPVDAAMTCDPYGSYVRKWCPELADLPDELIHKPWKCPASMLRRAGVVFGQTYPNRIITDLEERRSQSLQDVAVVRKEFGQYVDKRTGCDLVPLPPRLVSEALGLSHRGGDVVAEGKQFLLPVITRMEFKHQLEDPDADAASNPYNAVLKGYVSRKRDETIAFLNERDFTASVMYEGTQRRERLESDQRRMEGLPRPPAPRGRARRTPTAKDRFSIVPGGVVASLR, encoded by the exons ATGTCTCCTTCAGCGGTTGGTGCCGATGACAGCAAATCCTTGGTGAGAAAGATGTTGAGGGAAGTGCTGGTGGGTCGAGAGGATCCAGAGGGTTTCTTTGCgatgtgtgtctctctcctgGGACACCAGGAGACCCGGTCACGGTTCCTGTCCCTCATCCAGCCTCTGTCCACGGCCAACAGCTCCCTGTACTCCACCCTCACCTCCATCTACAAGAAATATTTCTCTGAG ACTGAAGATGATCAACTGGAACTTGCACTGGCTCTCTCTGTACTGGAAATGAAAGATCACCAGCTGTCAAGCGCCAGCCAAGAGTCCCGACTTCAGCAGCTTCAGAGCAGCTCAGCTCAACTGACCTCAGTATCTAAGCCTCAGGGAAGCAGCCACACCCAGCTAACAGATGTAGCTGCTGAGAACACCTACTCAGCACAAACTGGACCCTTGGGCATGGTGTGCCCACCAAAGACAACCCAAGAGACTGAGCTACAGAGAAGCACACAtgttgacaaaaataacaaagagacaaaagggacatgtcaaactgtgtgtgtctctagACCATCTGCCTCTTTTTCCCGACAAGAGATGGTTGTAGAAGGTGACCAAACAGTACAGGAGGGAGATCAATCAGAGAAACCAAAACGCTCTAAGAACAGGCGCCAGCGGCGTAAAGGGGGCAGCCAGCAGGTTGTGGGTTTGCCCCACTCTCCGTCAGCACAGCCACCAGTACTGTTGTGGTTTCGGAGGGACTTGCGACTGTGTGACAATCCTGCTCTCATTGGCTCACTGGAGGTTGGGGCACCCGTTATCCCTGTCTTCATCTGGAGCCCCGAAGAAGAGGAGGGACCTGGGATTACTGTGGCTGTGGGGGGAGCCT GCAAATACTGGCTTCATCAAGctttgtcttgtttctgttcatCTCTGGAGCGCATTGGCAGCCATCTTGTCTTCCTCACAGCAAACGGAGAGGGGAACGGAGTGGGATCTTCTCTGCGATCCCTTAAGGAACTGATAAAAGAGACTGGGGCGAGAACAGTGCTGGCTAATGCTCTGTATGAGCCGTGGCTGAAGGAGAGGGATGACACGGTGGTGTCAGCTCTGCAGAAAGATGGTGTTGAATGCAGGATGTTGCACTCTTACTGTCTCAGAGACCCTTACTCTATCAGCACTGAGGGTGTGGGACTCAGAG GAATAGGTTCAGTGTCTCACTTCATGAGCTGCTGTAAACAGAACCCAGGGTCTGCCTTAGGGGTTCCTCTGGACCCTCCAGTATCTCTCCCCACACCTGCCCACTGGCCTCGGGGTGTCTCTTTGGACACACTAGGGCTGGCACGCATGCCCCGCAGGAAGGATGGTACAACG ATTGACTGGGCAGCTAACATTCGTAAATGCTGGGATTTCAGTGAAGAAGGAGCACATGCCCGGCTAGAGGCCTTTCTTCATGATG GTGTGTATAGGTATGAAAAAGAGTCAGGGCGGGCAGATGCACCAAACAccagctctctgtctccttaCCTCCACTTTGGTCAGCTCAGCCCCCGCTGGCTATTATGGGATGCCAAAGGGGCACGCTGCCGACCTCCGAAGTTCCAACGTAAACTGGCCTGGAGGGATTTGGCCTATTGGCAGCTAACACTGTTCCCCGACCTCCCCTGGGAATCCCTCAGACCTCCATACAAG GCTCTGCGGTGGAGCAGTGATCGTGGCCAGCTGAAGGCCTGGCAGCGTGGTCGAACAGGATACCCCCTGGTGGACGCAGCCATGAGGCAGCTGTGGCTGACAGGCTGGATGAACAACTACATGAGACACGTGGTGGCGTCTTTCCTCATAGCATACCTCCATCTGCCCTGGCAAGAAGGCTACCGCTGGTTCCAG GACACCCTAGTGGATGCAGATGTTGCCATAGATGCCATGATGTGGCAGAATGGGGGCATGTGTGGTCTGGACCACTGGAACTTTGTCATGCACCCCGTCGATGCAGCAATGACCTGTGACCCCTACGGCAGCTATGTCAGGAAATGGTGTCCTGAGCTTGCAGATCTGCCTGATGAGCTTATCCATAAACCTTGGAAATGTCCTGCATCTATGCTTCGACGCGCAG GTGTGGTGTTTGGCCAGACATATCCCAATCGAATAATCACAGACCTAGAGGAGCGAAGGAGTCAGTCTCTGCAAGATGTAGCTGTGGTGCGGAAGGAATTTGGACAGTATGTGGACAAACGCACAGGCTGTGACTTGGTGCCTCTGCCCCCACGCCTCGTCTCAGAGGCCCTGGGTCTGTCACACAGGGGCGGCGATGTGGTGGCAGAAGGGAAGCAGTTCCTGTTGCCTGTCATCACCCGCATGGAATTCAAACACCAGCTAGAAGATCCGGATGCAGATGCCGCCTCAAATCCCTACAATGCTGTTCTAAAGGGGTACGTGAGCCGCAAAAGGGACGAGACCATTGCCTTCCTCAATGAGAGAGACTTTACTGCCAGCGTGATGTATGAGGGAACGCAGAGAAGGGAGAGGCTGGAGAGCGACCAGCGCAGAATGGAGGGACTCCCTCGGCCTCCTGCACCTCGGGGCAGGGCCAGACGAACCCCAACAGCCAAGGACAGGTTCTCTATAGTGCCTGGTGGGGTGGTCGCTTCACTCAGGTGA